The following are encoded together in the Daucus carota subsp. sativus chromosome 5, DH1 v3.0, whole genome shotgun sequence genome:
- the LOC108220648 gene encoding protein EMBRYO DEFECTIVE 514 → MAEEAKTQIIDETNKDPSAQDMELEPQAPVSDQTDGDVAENGGKRKRDDADESEDQNGEGENGSGLKGPVKLGFKSFATAVEMFDYFFAFLHSWSPNININKYEHVMLLELLQKGHQEPEKKIGDGISSFQVRYHPEFKSRCFFLIRNDDSVDDFSFRKCVDHILPLPENMQLKPDVNKALGGRGGGGRGWRGRGRGRGGKPRN, encoded by the exons ATGGCGGAAGAAGCAAAAACCCAGATAATTGACGAGACTAATAAGGACCCATCTGCACAAGACATGGAGCTTGAACCTCAGGCGCCTGTATCCGATCAAACTGACGGCGATGTGGCTGAGAACGGTGGcaaacgaaagagagatgatGCTGATGAATCAGAGGATCAGAATGGTGAAGGGGAAAACGGGTCGGGTTTAAAAGGCCCGGTGAAATTGGGGTTCAAGAGTTTTGCAACAGCTGTTGAGATGTTTGATTATTTCTTCGCTTTCTTGCATAGTTGGTCcccaaatattaatatcaacaaG TATGAGCACGTGATGTTGCTTGAGTTGCTGCAGAAGGGTCATCAGGAGCCAGAGAAGAAAATCGGTGATGGTATTAGTTCCTTCCAAGTCCGGTATcatccagaattcaaaagtcgTTGTTTCTTCCTAATTAGGAATGACGATTCTGTTGACGATTTCAGCTTCAGGAAGTGTGTGGACCACATACTTCCTCTGCCAGAAAACATGCAGCTGAAACCTGATGTCAACAAAGCACTAGGTGGACGCGGTGGTGGTGGAAGAGGTTGGCGTGGTCGTGGCCGCGGAAGAGGTGGTAAACCTAGAAATTGA